A section of the Dendrosporobacter quercicolus genome encodes:
- a CDS encoding SDR family NAD(P)-dependent oxidoreductase: MIYDFSNKAVLITGGTSGIGLATAKTLLAGGAKVAIAGSSRAKGQTALAELADWAGSVKFIQGNVAQVSECQSIVKGAAGYLGKIDIVINSAGIYLEKPIDEVTEEEYQLVIDVNLKGTYFIAKYAIPELKKTGNGAIVNVSSDAGINGNLLCTAYCAAKGAVTTFSKALALELAPHQIRVNCVCPGDIDTPMLKTQLAAAADPVKQLWEMAGIYPIGRIGRAAEVAAAICFLASDQASLITGVALPVDGGLTAC, from the coding sequence ATGATTTACGATTTCAGCAATAAAGCGGTATTAATCACCGGCGGTACATCCGGCATCGGGCTGGCTACCGCTAAAACCCTGCTGGCCGGCGGCGCAAAAGTCGCTATTGCCGGCAGCAGCCGGGCTAAAGGACAAACGGCCCTGGCCGAACTGGCTGATTGGGCAGGATCGGTAAAATTCATTCAGGGAAATGTCGCCCAGGTCAGCGAATGCCAGAGCATCGTTAAGGGAGCGGCAGGTTATTTGGGCAAAATAGATATTGTGATCAATTCGGCCGGCATTTATCTTGAAAAACCGATCGACGAGGTTACCGAGGAAGAATATCAATTGGTCATTGATGTTAACCTCAAAGGAACTTATTTTATTGCCAAATATGCCATTCCCGAATTAAAGAAAACCGGTAATGGAGCGATTGTCAATGTATCGTCCGATGCCGGTATTAACGGTAATTTATTATGTACTGCCTATTGCGCCGCCAAGGGAGCGGTAACCACTTTCAGTAAAGCTTTAGCGCTGGAGCTGGCGCCCCATCAGATCCGGGTAAATTGCGTTTGTCCCGGAGACATTGACACACCCATGTTAAAAACACAATTGGCCGCAGCCGCCGATCCGGTTAAGCAGCTGTGGGAGATGGCCGGGATCTACCCAATTGGCCGGATTGGCCGGGCCGCTGAGGTAGCGGCGGCAATTTGCTTCCTGGCCTCCGATCAGGCTTCGCTCATCACCGGTGTCGCTTTGCCGGTCGACGGCGGCCTGACCGCCTGTTGA
- the trhA gene encoding PAQR family membrane homeostasis protein: MAKSVSVSGGMLEEIVNAVTHGIGACLALFGLGVLTVAAYVYGGAWHIVSFVIYGVSLVLLYLASTLYHSFTNLKVKYVFKIIDHAAIYLLIAGTYTPFTLVPLHGVIGWTIFSVIWALALLGIVLKIFFVKRFKVLSTLCYIVMGWAAVVMIKPLLATLAVEGLYWLIGGGVLYTVGALFYLARRLPFNHAIWHLFVMAGSAAHFFVVFRYILPIAVLD; encoded by the coding sequence ATGGCGAAATCTGTAAGTGTTTCCGGCGGCATGCTGGAAGAAATAGTAAATGCAGTAACTCATGGCATAGGGGCTTGCCTGGCGTTGTTCGGGCTGGGAGTTCTTACAGTAGCCGCTTATGTTTATGGCGGGGCCTGGCATATTGTCAGCTTTGTCATCTATGGCGTTTCTTTGGTGCTGCTGTATTTGGCTTCTACCCTGTACCACAGTTTTACGAATTTAAAAGTCAAGTATGTGTTTAAGATTATTGATCATGCGGCGATTTATCTCTTAATTGCCGGTACGTATACGCCTTTTACACTGGTTCCTTTGCATGGCGTTATTGGCTGGACAATATTTAGCGTCATTTGGGCCTTGGCCTTGCTGGGGATTGTCTTAAAGATTTTCTTTGTCAAACGGTTTAAGGTGTTGTCTACCTTATGTTATATTGTGATGGGGTGGGCGGCGGTGGTTATGATTAAACCGCTGCTGGCGACCCTGGCTGTTGAAGGCTTATACTGGCTGATTGGCGGAGGCGTTTTATATACGGTGGGGGCCTTGTTTTACCTGGCTCGCCGCCTGCCGTTTAATCATGCGATATGGCATTTGTTTGTCATGGCCGGCAGCGCCGCCCACTTTTTCGTTGTTTTCAGGTATATTCTGCCGATTGCGGTTCTTGACTGA
- a CDS encoding quaternary amine ABC transporter ATP-binding protein, giving the protein MAVITIKHLYKIFGPQPQTVWPFIEQGLSKAEIHAKTGHTVGINNVSLEVTQGEIFVVMGLSGSGKSTLIRCLNRLIEPSSGEILIEGENILTADNEKLLEIRRKKIAMVFQKFALFPHRNICANVEYGLEVQGVPAAERREKAHQAIELVGLKGYEESMPDELSGGMQQRVGLARALATDPDILLMDEAFSALDPLIRKEMQNELLELQAKMHKTIVFITHDLDEALKIGDRVAMMRDGQVIQVGTSEDILTQPADDYVRDFVQDVDRAKVLTAASIMKKPEPLVLPKDGPRVAVRRMKEENISSIYAVDANRRFLGMIRIEAAMELVRSGKHDLSEIIIDDVPLALPETPILDLLPVAFNARSPIVVLNNDQVMIGIIGRASVISSIVGEGA; this is encoded by the coding sequence ATGGCTGTTATAACGATCAAACATTTATACAAAATTTTCGGACCACAGCCCCAAACCGTTTGGCCGTTCATTGAGCAAGGCCTTTCCAAGGCCGAGATTCATGCTAAGACAGGGCATACAGTGGGAATCAACAATGTAAGCCTTGAAGTAACCCAGGGGGAAATTTTTGTGGTGATGGGACTGTCGGGCAGTGGAAAATCAACGCTTATTCGTTGCTTGAACCGCCTGATTGAGCCGTCGTCCGGTGAAATTTTAATTGAAGGTGAAAATATTCTAACCGCCGACAATGAAAAGTTGTTGGAAATCCGGCGCAAGAAAATTGCGATGGTTTTCCAAAAATTTGCATTGTTTCCCCATCGCAATATCTGCGCCAATGTGGAGTATGGCCTGGAAGTTCAGGGAGTCCCTGCCGCCGAGCGGCGCGAAAAAGCGCACCAGGCAATTGAACTGGTCGGATTAAAAGGTTATGAAGAGTCCATGCCTGATGAACTGAGCGGCGGTATGCAGCAGCGGGTCGGTCTGGCCCGGGCGTTGGCGACCGATCCGGATATATTACTCATGGATGAGGCTTTCAGTGCACTTGACCCGCTGATCAGGAAGGAAATGCAGAATGAATTGCTTGAGCTGCAGGCCAAAATGCACAAAACCATTGTGTTTATTACCCATGATCTGGATGAAGCGCTGAAAATAGGCGACCGGGTGGCAATGATGCGGGACGGGCAGGTAATTCAGGTCGGCACCTCGGAAGATATACTAACTCAGCCGGCGGATGATTATGTGCGTGATTTTGTCCAGGATGTTGACCGGGCCAAAGTACTTACCGCCGCTTCGATTATGAAAAAGCCGGAACCGCTGGTGTTGCCCAAAGACGGGCCGCGGGTGGCGGTGCGCCGGATGAAGGAAGAAAATATTTCCAGTATTTACGCCGTTGACGCCAACCGCCGTTTCCTGGGAATGATCAGGATTGAGGCTGCTATGGAACTGGTGCGCAGCGGCAAGCATGACCTCAGCGAAATTATCATTGATGATGTTCCTTTGGCTTTACCTGAGACGCCCATTCTTGATTTGCTTCCGGTGGCATTCAATGCCAGATCCCCCATTGTCGTCCTGAATAATGATCAAGTGATGATTGGCATTATTGGCCGGGCTTCGGTGATTTCCAGCATTGTCGGGGAGGGAGCATAA
- a CDS encoding ABC transporter permease, which translates to MINLPIGTVFEAFINWLRLNFDGLFTVVRTGLLSFITGFEDVLLFFPAIVVIALFVLLAWRVAGRGVTVFTLVGLTLIYSMDLWTQTMQTLALVLTSALIALVIGIPVGIWTSRSDKADRIVRPILDFMQTMPAFVYLIPAILFFKLGKVPGAVSTVIFAMPPAVRLTSLGIRQVPADVVEAAKSFGSTPGQLLFKVQLPIAIPTILAGVNQTIMLSLSMVVISAMIGAGGLGEEVLKGITQLKIGRGFESGVAVVVLAMILDRISQSFANNKRKKT; encoded by the coding sequence ATGATTAATTTACCGATTGGGACAGTCTTTGAAGCGTTTATTAACTGGCTGCGGCTGAATTTTGACGGACTTTTTACTGTGGTCAGGACCGGGCTGCTGAGCTTTATCACCGGATTTGAGGATGTTTTGCTGTTCTTTCCGGCTATTGTTGTTATCGCTCTGTTCGTACTTCTGGCCTGGCGGGTTGCGGGACGAGGGGTAACGGTCTTTACACTGGTCGGCCTAACCCTGATTTACAGCATGGACCTCTGGACGCAAACGATGCAAACGCTGGCTCTGGTGCTGACCTCGGCGTTGATCGCATTGGTGATCGGCATTCCTGTGGGCATTTGGACATCCCGCAGCGATAAAGCCGACCGGATTGTCCGTCCTATCCTGGACTTTATGCAGACGATGCCGGCGTTTGTTTATCTTATTCCGGCAATTCTGTTTTTCAAGCTGGGCAAAGTTCCGGGGGCGGTTTCAACCGTTATTTTCGCCATGCCGCCCGCTGTCCGCCTGACCAGCCTGGGCATCCGGCAAGTGCCGGCCGATGTGGTGGAAGCCGCCAAATCATTTGGCTCAACGCCAGGACAATTATTATTTAAGGTTCAGCTGCCGATTGCGATACCTACGATTTTAGCCGGTGTGAACCAGACGATTATGCTGTCGCTTTCGATGGTGGTAATTTCCGCGATGATTGGGGCCGGGGGCCTGGGTGAAGAAGTGCTAAAAGGGATCACCCAACTGAAGATCGGCCGCGGTTTTGAAAGCGGCGTGGCCGTCGTCGTGCTGGCTATGATTCTGGATCGTATATCGCAGAGCTTTGCCAATAATAAACGCAAGAAAACTTAA
- a CDS encoding glycine betaine ABC transporter substrate-binding protein: MRTTWKKTLIFTLIAVMAITLGLAGCGGQPESGQNGKKTVRLGYVNWAEGVAMTYLAKVVLEEKMGYQVEVTMADVAPVFSSVANGDYDAFLDTWLPVTHETYMKEYGDRLVDLGTSFVGGRIGLVVPEYVTINSIEELNSVKDKMDGRIVGVDSGAGMMKATDQVIKDYQLDYQLMSSSGPAMTAALKDAIEKQEWIVVTGWKPHWKFATWKLKFLEEPKGIYGGVESIHIVGRKDIEQDLPEVAQFFKNFKLNDEQLGSLMGLIAESDDPLKSSREWVQKNEQVVTGWLPQK, encoded by the coding sequence ATGCGAACTACATGGAAAAAAACTTTGATCTTCACGCTGATTGCCGTAATGGCAATTACTTTGGGACTGGCCGGCTGCGGCGGCCAGCCGGAAAGCGGACAAAACGGGAAAAAAACGGTGCGGCTTGGTTATGTCAATTGGGCTGAAGGGGTTGCCATGACCTATTTGGCCAAAGTTGTTTTAGAAGAAAAAATGGGCTACCAGGTTGAGGTAACCATGGCTGATGTTGCGCCAGTATTTTCATCTGTCGCCAATGGCGACTATGATGCTTTTCTGGATACCTGGCTGCCGGTGACGCATGAAACCTATATGAAGGAATATGGCGACAGGCTGGTAGATCTGGGCACAAGCTTTGTGGGAGGACGGATTGGCCTGGTTGTTCCGGAATATGTTACCATCAACAGTATTGAGGAATTAAATTCGGTGAAAGACAAAATGGACGGCAGGATTGTCGGCGTTGATTCAGGAGCCGGTATGATGAAGGCGACCGATCAGGTGATCAAAGATTATCAGCTTGATTATCAGCTGATGAGTAGCAGCGGCCCGGCAATGACTGCGGCGCTAAAGGATGCGATTGAAAAACAGGAATGGATTGTGGTAACCGGCTGGAAACCTCATTGGAAGTTTGCCACCTGGAAACTGAAATTTCTTGAAGAACCCAAAGGAATCTATGGTGGGGTGGAAAGCATTCATATTGTAGGCCGCAAGGATATTGAGCAGGATTTACCGGAAGTGGCTCAGTTTTTTAAAAACTTTAAACTGAATGATGAACAGCTGGGAAGCCTGATGGGCTTAATTGCTGAGAGTGATGATCCGCTAAAAAGCTCCCGGGAATGGGTGCAAAAGAACGAACAGGTGGTAACTGGCTGGCTGCCGCAAAAGTAG
- a CDS encoding 2-hydroxyacid dehydrogenase has translation MAKKLKALLIGDAMIVGSEFQLAAQKYLSGFTSEVKVSDWEPDWQKLQARRLEVEKKGPEIEEVDALIKAEGKDAELLAGLFLPISSKVFDAMPNLKIAGVSRAGLENVNVKEATKRGILVFNIEGRNAEAVSDFAVGLMLSECRNIARAHFAIKNGQWRKAFSNSSWVPELKGKNVGIVGFGYIGRLVAQKLSGFGVNILVYDPFVKPEDVSAAGATLVEKDKLFSDSDFISLHARMSESTKNMVGAKELGLMKSTAYLINTGRAGLVDEQALLSVLREKKIAGAGLDVFLDEPLKPDSEFLTLDNVTLSTHIAGTTKEALTRSPEILLEDISKLLQGQKPRFVINKEVLEQPAFKEWLAGVQQ, from the coding sequence ATGGCAAAAAAATTGAAAGCTTTACTCATTGGCGATGCGATGATTGTTGGCAGCGAATTTCAGCTTGCCGCCCAAAAATATCTTAGCGGCTTTACCTCGGAGGTAAAGGTGAGCGACTGGGAACCGGACTGGCAAAAGCTCCAGGCCAGACGGCTGGAGGTCGAAAAGAAAGGCCCTGAGATTGAAGAAGTGGATGCGCTCATCAAAGCCGAAGGAAAAGACGCCGAACTACTGGCCGGGTTATTTCTGCCTATTTCTTCAAAAGTATTTGACGCCATGCCGAATTTGAAAATTGCCGGTGTATCACGGGCTGGTTTGGAGAATGTGAACGTTAAGGAAGCCACGAAACGCGGTATTCTGGTGTTCAATATTGAAGGCCGCAATGCTGAAGCCGTATCAGATTTTGCCGTTGGCCTGATGTTATCGGAATGCCGAAATATTGCCAGAGCCCATTTTGCGATCAAAAACGGGCAGTGGCGCAAGGCGTTTTCCAATTCCAGCTGGGTACCCGAATTAAAGGGCAAGAATGTCGGCATCGTCGGCTTTGGCTATATCGGGCGGCTGGTTGCGCAAAAACTATCCGGGTTCGGCGTCAATATTCTGGTATACGATCCTTTTGTCAAGCCTGAAGACGTTAGCGCCGCCGGCGCCACTCTGGTAGAAAAAGACAAGCTGTTTAGCGACAGTGATTTTATCAGCCTGCATGCCCGTATGAGCGAAAGCACGAAAAATATGGTAGGGGCCAAAGAACTGGGATTGATGAAATCAACGGCTTATTTAATCAATACCGGCCGGGCCGGTTTGGTGGATGAGCAAGCCCTGCTTAGTGTTCTGCGGGAGAAAAAAATTGCCGGCGCCGGGCTTGATGTATTTTTAGATGAACCCTTAAAACCCGATAGTGAGTTTTTAACGCTGGATAATGTAACGTTGTCCACCCACATTGCCGGCACAACGAAAGAAGCGCTGACCCGCTCGCCGGAAATTTTGCTGGAGGATATCAGCAAGCTCCTGCAGGGGCAGAAACCGCGTTTTGTCATCAATAAAGAGGTGCTTGAGCAGCCTGCATTTAAAGAATGGCTGGCAGGTGTTCAGCAATGA
- a CDS encoding class II fructose-bisphosphate aldolase, producing MMVNLAQLLPDARRKRYAIGSFNVYNYETIRGVIEANNELGYPAIVAFGENYLTNMTVDEVFALVDAMSKRVKIPLALHLDHCKSFDHIVQAIKAGFTSVMYDGSSLPFEENIKQTAQIAAIAHAANVSVEAELGALAGGEFSNEESGEEIYTNPEQAARFVAETKVDALAVSIGTVHGMYKGTPKVDVEILKKIAAQVDLPLVLHGGSGTPEEIVKRCIRNGIAKINVNTEISLYTIEKVKELLQSGKAYHLSQLACKEVDYVKEVVKKYSTMFRAI from the coding sequence ATGATGGTCAATTTAGCCCAATTGCTGCCTGATGCCCGGAGAAAAAGATACGCGATTGGTTCTTTCAATGTCTACAACTATGAAACGATTCGCGGCGTTATTGAAGCAAATAATGAACTGGGCTATCCGGCAATTGTAGCCTTTGGTGAAAATTATCTCACCAATATGACCGTTGATGAGGTTTTTGCGCTGGTTGACGCTATGTCCAAAAGGGTAAAAATCCCCCTGGCGCTCCATTTGGATCATTGCAAGTCCTTTGACCATATCGTCCAGGCCATAAAAGCCGGCTTTACTTCGGTAATGTATGATGGCTCCAGCCTGCCTTTTGAAGAGAATATCAAACAGACTGCCCAGATCGCAGCCATTGCTCATGCCGCTAATGTCAGTGTGGAAGCCGAACTCGGCGCTTTAGCCGGCGGGGAGTTTTCCAATGAAGAGTCTGGTGAGGAAATTTACACCAATCCGGAGCAGGCCGCCAGGTTTGTCGCTGAAACAAAGGTTGATGCGCTGGCTGTTTCGATCGGTACCGTACATGGCATGTATAAAGGCACGCCCAAGGTAGACGTGGAAATTCTCAAGAAAATTGCTGCTCAGGTGGACTTGCCGCTCGTTTTGCATGGCGGCTCAGGAACGCCGGAGGAAATTGTGAAGAGATGCATCAGAAATGGCATTGCCAAAATTAACGTCAATACTGAGATTTCTTTGTATACGATAGAAAAAGTGAAGGAACTGCTTCAGTCAGGAAAAGCTTATCATTTATCACAGCTGGCGTGTAAAGAAGTTGACTATGTCAAGGAAGTTGTTAAAAAGTATTCAACAATGTTTCGGGCGATTTAG
- a CDS encoding FGGY-family carbohydrate kinase has protein sequence MEHILVLDVGTSSLKAMLYDITGKLLNRASHEYHSDFFSNNHVEQNPLTWQDSLIITLKKSSNFIRDNNLSIDAIVVTSQRASVIPVDHAGETLHPAIMWQDRRSMAQCDQLLGELGLEEIYRRTGLRANPYFSVPKMMWLKDERPEIYKKAEKLIGVQDYVVKLLTGVYVTDWTQACRTLLMNINTFQWDEDMVRISGIPLSKLPELCPPGAQAGLLESGIAGLTGLKTGIPVIIGGGDQQCAALALNILRPGYAEANTGTGSFVIAYSEAPQFDAQSRTLCSAAAIPGKWIVEAGIFNTGSIHRWFREQFYPEGEKSYEIINKEAAESPVGANGVMMLSHFEGSAAPYWNPLAKGMFLNLSLGTQRRDFTRAILEGISLEIAHNLSLIENLVPEMSTVSVAGGLVAFDLFNQIQADCFNKRVIRYDNSEASSLGALMSAAVSLGIYQDHAAAFQAICPNQPIVFQPDPVNVDKYRILFKRKDELYQSLHRCGIYELFSNPL, from the coding sequence ATGGAACATATTTTGGTGCTTGATGTTGGTACCTCCAGTTTAAAAGCCATGCTTTACGACATTACCGGCAAGCTGTTAAACCGGGCATCACATGAATATCACTCGGATTTTTTCAGCAATAACCATGTTGAGCAAAATCCGCTGACCTGGCAGGATTCTTTAATTATTACGTTGAAGAAGTCAAGTAATTTTATCCGGGACAATAACCTTTCTATTGATGCAATTGTTGTAACTTCCCAGCGCGCTTCGGTTATTCCGGTCGATCATGCAGGGGAGACGCTTCATCCCGCCATCATGTGGCAGGACCGGCGGAGTATGGCGCAATGCGATCAATTGCTGGGCGAGCTAGGCCTTGAAGAAATTTACCGGCGTACCGGTCTAAGGGCCAACCCTTATTTTTCCGTGCCGAAGATGATGTGGCTCAAGGATGAGCGGCCGGAAATATACAAGAAGGCGGAAAAACTGATCGGCGTGCAGGATTATGTTGTAAAGCTGTTGACCGGTGTATATGTTACCGACTGGACGCAGGCTTGCCGGACTTTGCTAATGAATATTAACACTTTTCAATGGGATGAAGATATGGTAAGGATCAGTGGAATTCCATTGAGTAAATTGCCTGAGTTATGCCCGCCGGGAGCGCAGGCCGGCTTGCTGGAAAGCGGTATTGCCGGATTGACGGGTTTAAAGACCGGGATCCCGGTGATTATCGGCGGCGGGGATCAGCAATGCGCTGCGCTGGCGCTCAATATTCTGCGTCCCGGATATGCCGAGGCCAATACCGGAACAGGCTCTTTTGTCATTGCCTACTCCGAAGCGCCGCAATTCGACGCCCAAAGCCGTACCCTGTGCAGTGCAGCAGCTATTCCGGGCAAGTGGATTGTAGAAGCCGGCATATTCAATACCGGGTCAATCCATCGCTGGTTTAGGGAACAGTTTTATCCTGAAGGCGAAAAGTCTTATGAAATCATCAATAAAGAAGCCGCTGAGTCCCCGGTTGGAGCTAACGGCGTCATGATGTTGTCCCATTTTGAAGGCAGCGCCGCTCCTTACTGGAATCCACTGGCGAAGGGCATGTTCCTTAATTTATCCCTGGGAACGCAGCGCCGCGACTTTACCAGGGCAATTTTAGAAGGAATTTCATTGGAGATTGCGCATAACCTTTCGCTCATTGAAAACCTGGTGCCGGAAATGTCCACCGTTAGTGTCGCGGGCGGTCTGGTGGCCTTTGATCTCTTTAATCAGATTCAGGCGGATTGTTTTAATAAACGGGTTATCCGCTATGATAACAGCGAAGCCTCTTCCCTGGGCGCGCTAATGAGCGCGGCAGTCTCCCTGGGCATCTATCAGGATCATGCCGCTGCCTTCCAGGCCATTTGTCCAAACCAGCCCATTGTATTCCAGCCTGATCCGGTCAATGTCGATAAATACCGCATTCTCTTCAAGCGCAAAGACGAGCTGTATCAATCTCTTCACCGGTGCGGTATTTATGAATTGTTTAGCAATCCACTATAG
- a CDS encoding gluconate:H+ symporter: MSTTAALMLVLLASIGLIVFLIMKVRLHTFVTLIVACMFVGFATGMPLAKIGASIEAGMGGTLGFLATILGLGTILGKMLEVSHGAQRLARTMIEALGKQRAGWAMMIVGFVAGIPVFFQVGFVLLIPLVFSVAKETGLSMVSIGIPTAISLITVHCILPPHPAAMAIAGSLKADIGRVILYGIIVGLPSAIIAGPLWANLIGDKFKFTLPESLQKTEMVSEKDMPSFGVTLFTIMLPLLIMVSKTIIELNFPKDASFMPIVNFIGNPITALLISTFVAYYTLGLARGFDMKQLLAFTDQCFGPVAGILLVIGGGGAFNKVLIDSGLGTELAKVLTGLSMNPLLLAWVVAVVMRFSVGSATVAMMTAVGIVMPVLSAYPGLDPALVAVAVGAGAISFSHVNDSGFWIVKEFFGLSVTDTLKSYTTATCIAAVVAIIITMILAQIV; the protein is encoded by the coding sequence ATGAGTACAACTGCAGCACTCATGTTAGTGCTACTGGCCTCAATCGGCTTGATCGTGTTCCTGATTATGAAAGTACGTCTGCACACCTTCGTAACCTTAATTGTGGCCTGCATGTTCGTCGGTTTTGCGACCGGCATGCCGCTGGCGAAGATTGGCGCCTCTATTGAGGCCGGGATGGGAGGTACTTTGGGCTTTTTAGCCACAATCCTGGGTCTTGGCACAATTTTGGGCAAAATGCTGGAAGTCTCGCATGGCGCACAGCGTCTGGCCCGCACGATGATTGAAGCTTTAGGCAAGCAAAGAGCCGGCTGGGCAATGATGATTGTCGGCTTTGTGGCCGGTATTCCGGTTTTTTTCCAAGTTGGGTTTGTGCTGTTAATTCCTCTGGTATTCAGCGTTGCCAAGGAAACCGGGCTGTCGATGGTGAGCATTGGTATTCCGACGGCGATTTCGCTGATTACGGTACATTGTATTTTACCGCCCCATCCGGCGGCAATGGCAATTGCCGGATCATTAAAGGCCGACATCGGGCGGGTTATTCTCTATGGCATCATTGTGGGATTGCCGTCGGCAATTATTGCCGGTCCGCTATGGGCCAATCTGATTGGCGATAAATTCAAGTTTACGCTGCCGGAGAGTCTGCAAAAGACGGAAATGGTATCAGAAAAAGATATGCCTTCCTTTGGCGTCACACTGTTTACCATTATGCTCCCGCTGCTGATTATGGTTTCCAAAACAATTATCGAATTAAATTTCCCCAAAGATGCTTCATTTATGCCTATTGTAAATTTTATCGGTAATCCGATTACCGCATTACTTATTTCAACTTTTGTCGCTTATTACACGTTAGGGCTGGCCCGCGGCTTTGATATGAAACAGCTGTTGGCCTTTACCGACCAATGCTTTGGACCTGTAGCCGGCATCCTGCTGGTTATCGGCGGCGGCGGGGCTTTTAACAAAGTTCTGATTGACAGCGGACTGGGCACCGAACTGGCTAAGGTCTTGACCGGCTTATCCATGAATCCTCTGCTCCTGGCGTGGGTAGTCGCCGTTGTTATGCGGTTTTCAGTGGGATCGGCTACAGTCGCCATGATGACGGCGGTTGGCATTGTTATGCCGGTACTGTCGGCGTATCCCGGCCTTGACCCGGCGTTGGTGGCGGTGGCCGTCGGAGCCGGCGCTATCAGCTTTTCTCATGTCAATGATTCGGGTTTCTGGATTGTCAAAGAATTTTTTGGCTTGTCGGTAACCGATACCTTAAAGTCCTATACAACCGCAACCTGCATCGCAGCCGTAGTTGCAATTATTATTACCATGATATTGGCTCAAATTGTCTAA